One stretch of Streptomyces sp. NBC_00443 DNA includes these proteins:
- a CDS encoding nitroreductase/quinone reductase family protein produces the protein MSSRAATKYRNVTAFQRRLNAVMRRLPTQTLLETTGRTSGVPRRTPVGGRRVGDSFWLVSEFGERSQYVRNIKADARVRVRIKGRWHTGTAHLLPDDDPVARLGGLPRFNSAGVRAFGAELLTIRVDLTD, from the coding sequence ATGTCCAGCCGCGCAGCGACGAAATACCGGAACGTCACGGCCTTCCAGCGGCGGCTCAACGCCGTGATGCGCCGCCTGCCGACCCAGACCCTGCTGGAGACCACGGGCCGTACCTCGGGCGTGCCCCGCCGCACCCCGGTCGGCGGACGCCGGGTCGGGGACTCGTTCTGGCTGGTGTCGGAGTTCGGGGAGCGGTCGCAGTACGTGCGCAACATCAAGGCCGACGCACGGGTACGGGTGCGGATCAAGGGGCGGTGGCACACGGGCACGGCGCATCTGCTGCCCGACGACGACCCGGTCGCCCGCCTGGGCGGCCTGCCCCGGTTCAACAGCGCCGGGGTGCGGGCGTTCGGGGCGGAGCTGCTGACGATCCGGGTGGACCTCACCGACTGA
- a CDS encoding endonuclease/exonuclease/phosphatase family protein, giving the protein MRVVTWNLWWRFGPWEARQKAILAELRDLRPDVVGLQEVWADGRENQAEWLASELGMHWAWAPSPAPERWRRRIGDDTVDIGNAVLSRWPVTDRRTLRLPAPPDIDDGRLALFTRLTTPSYDIPFCTTHLTSALHASAVRCRQVAALAEFVAENRGETPFPTVVTGDFNAWPDSDEIRLFGGFRTAPVVPRQVFFDAWQYAAPDAPSATWDRSNPYVADSREPSVRIDYIHVGPPGRGGLGHVRAVRRAGAAPVDGVWPSDHAAVVADLATEPTP; this is encoded by the coding sequence ATGCGGGTGGTGACCTGGAACCTGTGGTGGCGCTTCGGGCCCTGGGAGGCCCGGCAGAAGGCGATTCTTGCCGAACTGCGCGATCTGCGCCCCGACGTGGTCGGCCTTCAGGAGGTGTGGGCCGACGGCCGCGAGAACCAGGCCGAGTGGCTGGCCTCCGAACTCGGCATGCACTGGGCCTGGGCCCCGTCCCCCGCCCCCGAGCGCTGGCGCCGGCGGATCGGCGACGACACCGTCGACATCGGCAACGCCGTGCTGAGCCGCTGGCCGGTCACCGACCGGCGGACCCTGCGGCTGCCGGCGCCGCCGGACATCGACGACGGCCGCCTCGCCCTCTTCACCCGCCTCACCACCCCCTCGTACGACATCCCCTTCTGCACCACCCACCTCACCTCTGCCCTGCACGCCTCGGCCGTACGCTGCCGGCAGGTCGCCGCGCTCGCCGAGTTCGTCGCCGAGAACCGGGGTGAGACGCCCTTTCCGACGGTCGTGACCGGTGATTTCAACGCCTGGCCGGACTCCGACGAGATCCGCCTCTTCGGCGGCTTCCGGACTGCGCCGGTCGTACCCCGCCAGGTCTTCTTCGACGCCTGGCAGTACGCCGCCCCGGACGCCCCCTCCGCCACCTGGGACCGCTCGAACCCGTACGTCGCCGACAGCCGGGAGCCGAGCGTGCGCATCGACTACATCCACGTGGGTCCGCCCGGGAGGGGCGGACTGGGCCACGTGCGTGCCGTCCGTCGCGCGGGCGCCGCTCCCGTCGACGGCGTATGGCCCTCGGACCACGCGGCCGTGGTCGCCGACCTCGCGACCGAGCCCACGCCTTGA
- a CDS encoding alpha/beta fold hydrolase — translation MGQMVQVKGAEVWADDAGADGGAAGPPVVLLHSGVGDSRMWEPVLPGLAAGRLRVIRYDARGFGRSPAPTGSYTQLDDLRSVLDHFELPRVVLVGSSMGARTAIDLALSDPGQVAALGLLVPGVNGYEDLEAPEVTEEIGRLATARDMDGLVAFALRTWGAAGADPDTEAEPLLRAAIPAWFTTYGHETEGGRAFDRLVTELCERASA, via the coding sequence ATGGGACAGATGGTGCAGGTCAAGGGCGCCGAGGTCTGGGCGGACGACGCGGGCGCGGACGGCGGGGCCGCCGGACCGCCCGTGGTGCTGCTGCACTCGGGGGTCGGCGATTCCCGGATGTGGGAGCCCGTACTGCCCGGTCTGGCGGCCGGACGTCTTCGGGTGATCCGGTACGACGCCCGCGGCTTCGGCCGGTCGCCGGCGCCCACCGGCTCCTACACCCAGCTCGACGACCTCAGGAGCGTCCTGGACCACTTCGAACTGCCCCGGGTGGTCCTGGTCGGCTCCAGCATGGGCGCCAGAACCGCCATCGACCTGGCCCTGAGCGACCCCGGCCAGGTGGCGGCCCTGGGTCTGCTGGTGCCCGGCGTCAACGGGTACGAGGACCTGGAGGCGCCGGAGGTGACCGAGGAGATCGGCCGGCTGGCCACCGCCCGTGACATGGACGGCCTGGTCGCCTTCGCGCTGCGGACCTGGGGCGCGGCGGGCGCCGACCCCGACACCGAGGCCGAGCCCCTGCTGCGGGCGGCGATTCCCGCGTGGTTCACGACCTACGGCCACGAGACCGAGGGCGGGCGGGCCTTCGACCGGCTGGTGACGGAGCTGTGCGAGCGGGCGTCGGCCTGA